A region from the Benincasa hispida cultivar B227 chromosome 8, ASM972705v1, whole genome shotgun sequence genome encodes:
- the LOC120083297 gene encoding LOW QUALITY PROTEIN: ran-binding protein 1 homolog a-like (The sequence of the model RefSeq protein was modified relative to this genomic sequence to represent the inferred CDS: inserted 1 base in 1 codon) translates to MASTDPERRDDDEAPAGEMKDTGAQVAPIVXMEAVDVTTGEEDEDAILDLKAKLYRFDKDGNQWKERGAGTVKFLKHKQTGKVRLVMRQSKTLKICANHLVLPSMTVQEHAGNDKSCVWHATDFADGELKDELFCIRFPSIENCKSFMETFQEIAEAQQKKVENKDASAAAGLLEKLSVEEKKAEDKAGEEPAKPKKEDDPKEGEPENSDAEKKNDE, encoded by the exons ATGGCCAGCACCGATCCTGAACGCAGAGACGACGATGAGGCTCCTGCCGGAGAGATGAAAGACACTGGAGCTCAAGTCGCCCCGATCG AAATGGAGGCCGTCGACGTTACCACTGGTGAAGAAGACGAGGACGCTATTCTCGATCT GAAGGCAAAACTGTATCGATTCGATAAAGATGGAAACCAATGGAAGGAGAGGGGTGCTGGTACTGTTAAGTTTTTGAAACATAAGCAGACTGGAAAGGTTCGCCTTGTTATGAGGCAGTCTAAAACGCTTAAGATCTGCGCTAATCATCTTG TTCTTCCATCAATGACGGTTCAAGAACACGCTGGAAATGATAAATCGTGCGTGTGGCATGCGACTGACTTCGCTGATGGAGAACTGAAAGATGAGCTTTTCTGTATCAGATTCCCATCTATTGAGA ACTGCAAATCTTTCATGGAAACGTTCCAAGAAATTGCCGAGGCCCAACAGAAGAAGGTGGAGAATAAAGATGCATCTGCTGCAGCCGGATTACTTGAGAAACTGAGTGTTGAAGAAAAAAAGGCTGAAGATAAAGCTGGGGAGGAACCCGCCAAACCTAAGAAAGAGGATGACCCCAAGGAGGGCGAGCCAGAAAATTCAGATgcagagaagaaaaatgatgagtaG
- the LOC120083274 gene encoding ran-binding protein 1 homolog a, with protein sequence MASTDTERREEEEAPAGEDEDTGAQVAPIVKLEEVTVTTGEENEDAILDLKSKLYRFDKDGNQWKERGAGTVKFLKHKETGKVRLVMRQSKTLKICANHLVLPSMTVQEHVGNEKSCVWHATDFADGELKDELFCIRFPSIENCKTFMETFQEVAESQKKKEENKDASAAAGLLEKLSVEDKSEDKAEDTTPVKSKEEDKPEGEAKKSDAEKKE encoded by the exons ATGGCGAGCACCGATACCGAACGCAGAGAAGAGGAGGAGGCTCCGGCCGGAGAGGATGAAGACACTGGAGCTCAAGTTGCCCCAATCGTCAAGTTGGAGGAGGTCACCGTCACCACCGGTGAAGAAAATGAGGATGCTATTCTCGATCT GAAATCCAAACTGTACCGATTCGATAAAGATGGAAATCAGTGGAAGGAGAGGGGTGCTGGTACTGTTAAGTTTTTGAAACATAAGGAGACTGGCAAGGTTCGCCTGGTTATGAGACAGTCTAAAACCCTCAAGATCTGCGCTAACCATCTAG TACTTCCATCAATGACGGTTCAAGAACACGTTGGAAATGAGAAATCGTGCGTGTGGCATGCGACTGATTTTGCTGATGGTGAATTAAAAGATGAGCTTTTTTGTATCAGATTTCCTTCTATTGAAA ACTGCAAGACCTTCATGGAAACATTCCAAGAAGTTGCGGAGtcccaaaagaagaaagaggaaaatAAAGATGCATCAGCAGCAGCTGGTCTACTTGAAAAATTGAGTGTTGAAGATAAATCTGAGGATAAAGCTGAGGACACAACACCTGTAAAATCTAAGGAAGAGGATAAACCTGAGGGTGAGGCAAAGAAATCAGATGCAGAGAAGAAAGAGTAG